Proteins found in one Panicum hallii strain FIL2 chromosome 4, PHallii_v3.1, whole genome shotgun sequence genomic segment:
- the LOC112889967 gene encoding acid phosphatase 1-like isoform X2: MARRGGLVRLLVTLILLLLAMLLAAASAVAEAATATAEVEVELAPATPAQNASEEAEQPQHLLPRPLIIEPPSSAAGAEEMLGEVPADAVAASLEVLVPAAPAQDASEEVAADAQQHLPRPLVIDLPSSSAAGPRDGDDVPVDVRCASWRLAAEANNLAPWKAVQAECAAHVQDYVTGVAYRSDLELVARESAAYARAAPLRGDGRDAWVFDVDETLLSNLPYYADHGLELFDHQKFDRWVERGEARAIPSSLKLYNEVRELGFKTFLLTGRSEGHQGVTMENLKKQGFHDWDKLILRAACDREKTATVYKSEKRKEMEEEGYRILGNSGDQWSDLLGSPMSVRSFKLPNPMYYIL; encoded by the exons AtggcgcgccgcggcggcctcGTCCGCCTGCTCGTCACGCTGATCCTCCTGCTGCTGGCGATGCTCCTCGCCGCGGCCTCCGCCGTGGCCGAGgctgcgacggcgacggcggaggTCGAGGTGGAGCTGGCGCCGGCCACGCCGGCGCAGAACGCGTCCGAGGAGGCGGAGCAGCCGCAGCACCTCCTGCCGCGCCCCCTCATCATCGAGCCCCCGTCCTCGGCAGCCGGCGCGGAGGAGATGCTGGGCGAGGTGCCGGCGGATGCCGTCGCGGCGTCGCTGGAGGTCCTGGTGCCGGCCGCGCCAGCGCAGGACGCgtccgaggaggtggcggcggacgcGCAGCAGCACCTGCCGCGCCCGCTCGTCATCGACCTCCCGTCGTCCTcggcggcggggccgcgggACGGGGACGACGTGCCGGTGGACGTGCGCTGCGCCAGCTGGCGCCTCGCGGCGGAGGCCAACAACCTCGCGCCGTGGAAGGCCGTGCAGGCGGAGTGCGCGGCGCACGTGCAGGACTACGTCACGGGCGTCGCCTACCGCTCCGACCTCGAGCTCGTCGCGCGGGAGTCCGCCGCCtacgcgcgtgccgcgccgctccggGGCGACGGCCGCGACGCCTGGGTGTTCGACGTCGATGAGACGCTGCTCTCCAACCTCCCCTACTACGCCGACCACGG GCTTGAATTGTTCGACCACCAGAAGTTCGACAGGTGGGTGGAGAGGGGCGAGGCGCGTGCGATCCCCTCCAGCTTGAAGCTGTACAATGAGGTTCGTGAACTTGGGTTCAAGACCTTCTTGCTCACGGGCAGAAGCGAGGGGCACCAGGGCGTCACCATGGAGAACCTCAAGAAACAGGGGTTCCACGATTGGGACAAGCTCATACTCAG GGCGGCATGTGACCGCGAGAAAACTGCAACAGTCTACAAGTCAGAAAAGAGGAAAGAAATGGAAGAAGAGGGGTACAGGATTCTAGGCAACTCTGGTGACCAATGGAGCGATTTGCTGGGATCGCCCATGAGTGTTCGCTCCTTCAAGCTCCCCAATCCAATGTATTATATCTTATGA
- the LOC112889967 gene encoding acid phosphatase 1-like isoform X1 — MARRGGLVRLLVTLILLLLAMLLAAASAVAEAATATAEVEVELAPATPAQNASEEAEQPQHLLPRPLIIEPPSSAAGAEEMLGEVPADAVAASLEVLVPAAPAQDASEEVAADAQQHLPRPLVIDLPSSSAAGPRDGDDVPVDVRCASWRLAAEANNLAPWKAVQAECAAHVQDYVTGVAYRSDLELVARESAAYARAAPLRGDGRDAWVFDVDETLLSNLPYYADHGYGLELFDHQKFDRWVERGEARAIPSSLKLYNEVRELGFKTFLLTGRSEGHQGVTMENLKKQGFHDWDKLILRAACDREKTATVYKSEKRKEMEEEGYRILGNSGDQWSDLLGSPMSVRSFKLPNPMYYIL, encoded by the exons AtggcgcgccgcggcggcctcGTCCGCCTGCTCGTCACGCTGATCCTCCTGCTGCTGGCGATGCTCCTCGCCGCGGCCTCCGCCGTGGCCGAGgctgcgacggcgacggcggaggTCGAGGTGGAGCTGGCGCCGGCCACGCCGGCGCAGAACGCGTCCGAGGAGGCGGAGCAGCCGCAGCACCTCCTGCCGCGCCCCCTCATCATCGAGCCCCCGTCCTCGGCAGCCGGCGCGGAGGAGATGCTGGGCGAGGTGCCGGCGGATGCCGTCGCGGCGTCGCTGGAGGTCCTGGTGCCGGCCGCGCCAGCGCAGGACGCgtccgaggaggtggcggcggacgcGCAGCAGCACCTGCCGCGCCCGCTCGTCATCGACCTCCCGTCGTCCTcggcggcggggccgcgggACGGGGACGACGTGCCGGTGGACGTGCGCTGCGCCAGCTGGCGCCTCGCGGCGGAGGCCAACAACCTCGCGCCGTGGAAGGCCGTGCAGGCGGAGTGCGCGGCGCACGTGCAGGACTACGTCACGGGCGTCGCCTACCGCTCCGACCTCGAGCTCGTCGCGCGGGAGTCCGCCGCCtacgcgcgtgccgcgccgctccggGGCGACGGCCGCGACGCCTGGGTGTTCGACGTCGATGAGACGCTGCTCTCCAACCTCCCCTACTACGCCGACCACGGGTACGG GCTTGAATTGTTCGACCACCAGAAGTTCGACAGGTGGGTGGAGAGGGGCGAGGCGCGTGCGATCCCCTCCAGCTTGAAGCTGTACAATGAGGTTCGTGAACTTGGGTTCAAGACCTTCTTGCTCACGGGCAGAAGCGAGGGGCACCAGGGCGTCACCATGGAGAACCTCAAGAAACAGGGGTTCCACGATTGGGACAAGCTCATACTCAG GGCGGCATGTGACCGCGAGAAAACTGCAACAGTCTACAAGTCAGAAAAGAGGAAAGAAATGGAAGAAGAGGGGTACAGGATTCTAGGCAACTCTGGTGACCAATGGAGCGATTTGCTGGGATCGCCCATGAGTGTTCGCTCCTTCAAGCTCCCCAATCCAATGTATTATATCTTATGA
- the LOC112888428 gene encoding coiled-coil domain-containing protein 97 has translation MEPAAMDRIATRLSAVEGLYFPSSFLSSSPAAGPPSPPRRRAELRALLARDAPLFLERYGSALSAGELAAFDALSPDYEVDWHLRRLRAAAAGAPPPAVRVRNRRRAYLDRLVREGEYFSEEAMREREPYLHHEYLGRFQDPLGRAMARPGERWSETLMRRAEEAVIVEKIRGEQIRRGVDPSEWVGGGPEEAMEEQEEEEEEEDEEEEEEEEEEKEEDISEEKGSEVDKPIATEVVANGAAAVDSNNGGGSAAGTFNQTLSSEEMQDQLEQFTFLMQQKFLSGEDTEHMDYSQIDNDEMLDDHWSREANYDAEEKYFEED, from the exons ATGGAGCCTGCGGCTATGGACCGCATCGCCACCCGCCTCTCCGCCGTCGAGGGCCTCTACTTCCCCtcctccttcctctcctcctcccccgcggCGGGCCCTCCctccccgccgcggcgccgggcgGAGCTCCGCGCCCTCCTGGCCCGCGACGCGCCGCTCTTCCTCGAGCGGTACGGTTCCGCGCTCTCCGCGGGCGAGCTCGCCGCCTTCGACGCGCTCAGCCCGGACTACGAGGTCGACTGgcacctccgccgcctccgcgccgccgcggcgggggcgccgccgcccgcggtgCGGGTGCGGAACCGCCGCCGCGCCTACCTCGACCGCCTCGTCCGCGAGGGGGAGTACTTCTCCGAGGAGGCCATGCGGGAGCGGGAGCCCTACCTGCACCACGAGTACCTGGGCCGCTTCCAGGACCCGCTCGGCAGGGCCATGGCGCGGCCTGGGGAGAGGTGGTCCGAGACGCTGATGCGCAGGGCGGAGGAGGCCGTCATCGTGGAGAAGATACGAGGGGAGCAGATTAGGAGAGGGGTTGACCCCAGCGAGTGGGTGGGTGGTGGCCCTGAGGAGGCGatggaggagcaggaggaagaagaagaagaggaagacgaggaggaggaggaggaagaggaagaggaaaaagaagaagatatTTCGGAAGAAAAGGGGTCAGAGGTCGACAAGCCCATTGCGACTGAG GTGGTTGCAAACGGGGCTGCAGCTGTGGACTCCAACAATGGGGGAGGTTCTGCTGCAGGGACTTTCAACCAAACATTATCTTCTGAAGAAATGCAGGATCAGCTGGAACAATTCACATTTCTGATGCAACAGAAGTTCCTGTCCGGTGAAGACACTGAGCACATGGACTACTCTCAGATCGATAATGACGAGATGCTGGATGACCATTGGTCCAGGGAAGCCAACTATGATGCAGAGGAGAAGTATTTCGAAGAAGATTAG
- the LOC112890739 gene encoding proteasome subunit beta type-6-like codes for MDAEHSGSSAAAGEAPTTGEHRMGTTIVGVCYEGGVVLGADSRTSTGMYVANRASDKITQLTDNVYVCRSGSAADTQVISDYVRYFLHQHTIQLGQPATVKVAANLIRLLAYQNKNMLQAGMIIGGWDKYEGGQIFSVPLGGTILRQPFAIGGSGSSYLYALLDHEWREGMSQEEAEKFVVKVVSLAMARDGASGGVVRTVTINADGVKRNFYPGDKLPLWHEELEAQNSLLDILAAGNPDPMVQ; via the exons ATGGATGCCGAGCACTCgggctcctccgccgccgccggcgaggcccCGACCACCGGGGAGCACCGGATGGGGACCACCATCGTCGGGGTCTGCTACGAGGGCGGCGTCGTCCTCGGCGCCGACTCCAGGACTAGCACTG GAATGTATGTGGCCAACCGTGCTTCAGACAAGATTACTCAGCTGACAGACAATGTTTATGTCTGCCGCTCTGGATCT GCTGCTGATACACAAGTTATTTCCGACTATGTGCGTTATTTCCTCCACCAACACAC AATTCAGCTTGGGCAACCAGCTACTGTTAAAGTTGCAGCCAACTTGATTAGGTTGCTAGCTTATCAGAACAAG AACATGTTGCAAGCTGGCATGATTATTGGAGGATGGGACAAGTATGAGGGAGGCCAAATTTTTTCAGTTCCCCTTGGCGGAACAATTCTGCGGCAACCATTTGCAATTGGAG GTTCGGGTTCCAGTTACCTATATGCGCTTCTTGATCATGAATGGAGAGAGGGAATGAGCCAGGAAGAGGCAGAG AAATTTGTGGTGAAGGTAGTTTCCCTTGCTATGGCCCGTGATGGTGCTAGTGGAGGAGTTGTTCGTACAGTTACT ATAAATGCGGATGGTGTCAAGAGGAACTTTTACCCTGGTGACAAGCTTCCGCTGTGGCACGAAGAGTTGGAGGCCCAGAACTCATTGCTTGATATTCTCGCTGCTGGGAACCCTGACCCCATGGTGCAGTGA
- the LOC112890740 gene encoding receptor-like protein EIX2 encodes LLEAELKNSWLDFSNNNLEGEIPSSFGSLTSLLSLHLNKNRLSGVIPTSLSSCTQLCLLDLGENLFKGSIPAWIGNSLKLLEMLRLRSNQFSGNIPVGLSQLQELQVLDLANNKLSGPLPRSIGNFTGMASKKQEPILPLMVFAFGSYGVAYYNESLYIATKGEERIYSRILYLMKSVDLSGNELTGEIPIEIGALVELKNLNLSRNRLSGHIPETVSRMGSLESLDLSWNQLSGVIPQSMASLHLLSHLNMSYNNLSGNIPPGSQLQTLGDEDPYIYAGNSDLCSPLVSESCAGNKEKQAGHEEHTDIHDVLLYVFSGLGFGVRLAAVWWVLIFSKAVSMGYFQFIDSICEKICDWMILLKIKVNVKLMGRNQSPEPR; translated from the coding sequence CTGCTGGAAGCAGAGCTCAAGAATAGTTGGCTGGACTTCTCGAACAACAACCTTGAGGGAGAAATACCATCCAGCTTCGGCTCTCTTACTTCACTTCTTTCATTGCATTTAAACAAGAACAGGTTATCTGGAGTGATACCCACCTCTCTAAGCTCTTGCACCCAATTGTGCTTACTTGATCTTGGAGAGAATCTTTTCAAGGGTTCTATACCTGCATGGATAGGAAATAGTCTAAAATTACTTGAAATGCTTAGGCTGCGATCAAATCAGTTCTCTGGAAATATTCCGGTTGGATTGTCACAACTCCAAGAACTTCAGGTGTTGGATCTTGCCAATAACAAGCTCTCAGGGCCCCTCCCGCGAAGTATTGGAAACTTCACCGGAATGGCTTCAAAGAAACAAGAACCTATTCTACCATTGATGGTTTTTGCTTTTGGTTCTTATGGTGTTGCCTATTATAATGAGAGTCTATACATTGCAACCAAAGGAGAAGAAAGAATATATTCTAGGATCCTTTATCTGATGAAGAGCGTTGACCTTTCTGGCAATGAACTAACTGGAGAAATTCCTATTGAAATTGGAGCTCTTGTGGAACTCAAGAACCTGAATCTATCAAGAAACCGCCTCAGCGGACATATCCCGGAGACAGTTAGCCGAATGGGTTCGTTGGAGTCCCTGGATCTCTCATGGAACCAGCTTTCTGGTGTGATTCCTCAGAGCATGGCATCACTACATCTACTAAGCCATCTCAACATGTCTTACAACAATCTCTCCGGGAATATACCTCCGGGTTCTCAGCTTCAAACTCTCGGTGATGAAGATCCATACATATATGCAGGCAACAGCGACCTCTGTAGCCCTCTTGTTTCTGAGAGCTGTGCTGGGAACAAGGAGAAACAAGCTGGTCATGAAGAACACACAGATATCCACGATGTCTTATTGTATGTATTTTCAGGACTCGGCTTCGGAGTTAGATTGGCAGCTGTATGGTGGGTACTTATATTCAGCAAGGCAGTGAGCATGGGCTACTTCCAGTTCATCGACTCCATATGTGAGAAAATCTGTGATTGGATGATCCTACTGAAGATAAAGGTGAACGTGAAATTGATGGGAAGAAACCAGAGCCCAGAACCAAGGTGA